Proteins from a single region of Paraburkholderia sp. ZP32-5:
- the leuC gene encoding 3-isopropylmalate dehydratase large subunit has translation MSRTLYDRIFDAHTVRCESDGTTLLYIDRHLVNEVTSPQAFESLRLEGRRVWRPGSNLAVADHNVPTTDRAAGIAETVARIQVETLRENCDLNRIRHFGMNDPRQGIVHVVGPESGVTLPGMTIVCGDSHTSTHGALGALAFGIGASEIEHVLATQTLLTHRSKTMRVTINGAIPFGSSAKDVALAFIGRIGTAGATGYAIEFAGAVIDSLSMEGRMTLCNMSIEAGARAGLVAVDDTTLRYCRERALAPKGTDWERACEAWRTLHSDVDAQFDAEIVMEASAIVPQVTWGTSPEMVADVTACVPDPAAVDDPARRAGYEQALRYMDLQPGRKITDIAVDKIFIGSCTNGRIEDLRAAADVLRRLDRPIASNIRLAMAVPGSSAVKRQAEHERLDRVFVNAGFEWREAGCSMCLGMNPDRLEPGERVASTSNRNFEGRQGAGGRSHLVSPAMAAAAAVAGHFVDVRQYGLGSID, from the coding sequence ATGAGCCGCACGCTTTACGACAGAATCTTTGACGCCCATACGGTTCGGTGCGAATCGGACGGAACCACGCTGCTTTACATCGACCGTCATCTCGTGAACGAGGTAACGAGCCCGCAGGCGTTCGAGTCGCTTCGTCTGGAAGGCAGGCGGGTTTGGCGACCCGGTTCGAATTTGGCCGTTGCCGATCACAACGTGCCGACGACCGATCGGGCCGCTGGCATTGCCGAAACGGTCGCCCGGATCCAGGTCGAAACGCTTCGCGAGAACTGCGACCTGAACCGGATTCGGCACTTCGGCATGAACGATCCGCGCCAGGGCATCGTCCATGTCGTCGGGCCCGAATCAGGCGTCACATTGCCCGGCATGACGATTGTGTGCGGCGATTCCCATACCAGCACGCATGGCGCGCTGGGCGCACTGGCGTTCGGCATCGGCGCGTCGGAGATCGAACACGTCCTTGCAACTCAAACATTGCTCACCCATCGCAGCAAGACGATGCGCGTAACGATCAACGGTGCGATTCCCTTCGGCAGTAGCGCAAAGGATGTTGCGCTCGCGTTCATTGGACGTATCGGCACGGCCGGAGCAACGGGCTACGCGATTGAATTCGCGGGCGCCGTGATCGACTCACTATCGATGGAGGGGCGCATGACGCTGTGCAACATGTCAATCGAAGCTGGCGCGAGAGCGGGCTTGGTCGCGGTAGACGACACGACGCTGAGGTATTGCCGCGAACGCGCGCTCGCACCCAAAGGCACCGACTGGGAACGAGCCTGCGAGGCTTGGCGCACGCTGCACTCGGACGTCGACGCACAGTTTGATGCTGAGATCGTCATGGAAGCCTCAGCGATCGTACCTCAGGTGACTTGGGGCACCTCGCCGGAGATGGTGGCGGACGTGACGGCATGCGTGCCCGATCCGGCCGCCGTCGATGACCCGGCCCGACGGGCCGGATATGAACAGGCATTGCGATACATGGATCTTCAACCCGGCAGAAAAATAACCGATATCGCCGTGGACAAGATATTCATCGGGTCGTGCACCAATGGCCGGATCGAAGATTTACGAGCCGCCGCCGACGTGTTGCGACGCCTGGACAGGCCCATCGCATCCAATATCCGGCTCGCGATGGCAGTGCCGGGATCGAGTGCGGTGAAGCGGCAAGCCGAACATGAACGGCTTGATCGCGTCTTCGTCAATGCCGGATTCGAGTGGCGCGAAGCCGGTTGCTCGATGTGCCTCGGCATGAATCCGGATCGACTCGAACCAGGCGAACGTGTGGCGTCGACGTCGAACCGGAACTTCGAGGGGCGGCAAGGCGCGGGCGGGCGATCGCACCTTGTGAGCCCCGCCATGGCAGCGGCGGCGGCCGTCGCCGGCCATTTCGTCGACGTTCGGCAATATGGCCTTGGGAGCATCGATTGA
- a CDS encoding CaiB/BaiF CoA transferase family protein, whose amino-acid sequence MVKILNGVRVLEQGTFITGPAAGMLLGDLGADVVKIEQPHTGDPFRAFKGGLYSPHYQTYNRNKRSVTLNTKNPEDLEVFDELIRNADVYIQNFRPGAADRLNAGSARLQKINPRLIYCSISGFGSTGPAAGRPAYDSVAQAASGFLGLLINPENPRVVGPAIADSLTGFYAAYGILGALHERNATGLGRQVEVSMLEAMSHFNLDAFTHYYSAGEVMGPYSRPSVSQSYVMKCADGKWLALHMSSPDKFWRGLAEAIERPALFQDPRFSDRTGRIAHQADLIEILSQIFAARDRDDWCRRLESQDVPHAPMYDSSEALEDPQAKHLELLVSARHRTMGEFRTVRPPVSFDGQITRDVVPPPTLGEHDEEVLGPIRRQLQAKRLVEPT is encoded by the coding sequence ATGGTAAAAATTCTCAATGGCGTTCGCGTCCTGGAACAAGGAACATTTATAACCGGCCCAGCGGCGGGTATGCTGCTAGGCGACCTCGGTGCCGACGTCGTCAAGATCGAGCAACCGCACACGGGTGATCCGTTCAGGGCCTTCAAAGGCGGTCTTTATAGTCCGCACTATCAGACATATAACCGCAATAAGCGCAGCGTCACGCTGAATACTAAGAATCCGGAGGACCTGGAAGTATTCGACGAATTGATCCGGAATGCTGATGTGTATATCCAGAATTTTCGTCCGGGTGCCGCGGATCGCTTGAACGCTGGCTCGGCGCGGCTTCAGAAAATCAATCCGCGCCTCATCTATTGCTCGATCAGCGGCTTCGGTTCGACAGGCCCTGCTGCTGGCCGTCCTGCATACGATTCGGTCGCCCAGGCTGCAAGTGGCTTTCTTGGCCTGTTGATCAATCCGGAAAATCCACGCGTCGTTGGGCCGGCAATCGCCGATTCGCTGACGGGCTTCTATGCAGCGTACGGCATTCTTGGCGCACTCCACGAACGCAACGCGACAGGGCTCGGACGACAGGTCGAGGTGTCGATGCTCGAAGCGATGTCGCATTTCAACCTCGACGCGTTTACGCACTACTATTCGGCTGGCGAAGTTATGGGCCCCTATTCCCGTCCCAGTGTCTCGCAATCGTATGTGATGAAATGCGCCGATGGAAAGTGGCTCGCGCTGCACATGTCCTCGCCGGATAAGTTCTGGCGAGGGCTTGCCGAGGCTATCGAGCGGCCCGCGCTGTTTCAGGATCCCCGCTTTTCCGATCGCACCGGGCGTATCGCCCATCAGGCCGATCTCATTGAAATTCTGTCGCAGATCTTTGCCGCGCGCGATCGTGACGACTGGTGTCGTCGCCTCGAATCGCAGGATGTGCCGCATGCACCCATGTACGACTCGAGCGAGGCGCTGGAGGATCCACAGGCGAAGCATCTCGAACTGCTGGTATCGGCCCGCCACAGGACGATGGGAGAATTTCGCACCGTCCGGCCGCCAGTCAGCTTCGACGGCCAGATCACCCGGGACGTCGTGCCTCCTCCAACGCTCGGCGAGCATGACGAAGAGGTCCTTGGCCCGATCCGCAGGCAGCTGCAAGCAAAACGCCTGGTCGAACCGACCTGA
- a CDS encoding alpha/beta fold hydrolase encodes MQTVSTPNMTTTVVAGDPYGARHIVTSSDGCQLAYWVGGVPDGIPVVLLHGFSFDHTIWLRQWCDPVLQRQCRLIVPDLRGHGQSGRPAHASSYAQGRAWADDLAALIDACSIGRAVVVAWSYAGRMINDFIRHYGCSRLSGVNYVAAATLAVPAAIGPGHAWLADMCAHEASVASAAERALVHAALGPGASEEDLAAMLRVVRQTTPETRRWLRERVLDYDELLATLAVPALVTHGELDPIVLPCLTGRLASVLPDVEVSLYPHTGHAPFIDQPARFNHELAAFARRVWKDPSASVGETG; translated from the coding sequence ATGCAAACAGTTTCGACGCCGAATATGACCACCACGGTCGTGGCTGGTGACCCTTACGGCGCCCGGCATATCGTCACGTCCAGCGACGGATGCCAGCTTGCCTACTGGGTGGGAGGGGTCCCCGATGGCATACCGGTGGTGCTGCTTCACGGCTTTTCATTCGATCACACGATCTGGCTACGCCAATGGTGCGACCCCGTTTTGCAGCGACAATGCCGTCTGATCGTGCCAGATCTGCGCGGTCATGGGCAATCCGGGCGCCCGGCGCACGCGTCGAGTTATGCACAGGGCCGTGCCTGGGCAGACGATCTCGCGGCGCTCATCGATGCGTGTTCGATCGGGCGTGCCGTGGTGGTGGCGTGGTCCTACGCGGGCCGGATGATCAACGACTTCATCCGTCATTACGGTTGCTCGCGCTTGAGCGGCGTCAATTACGTCGCGGCCGCCACACTTGCCGTGCCCGCGGCGATCGGTCCCGGTCACGCGTGGCTCGCCGATATGTGCGCGCACGAGGCCTCGGTGGCGAGCGCCGCCGAACGGGCGCTTGTACACGCGGCGCTGGGACCCGGCGCAAGCGAAGAGGACCTGGCGGCGATGCTGCGCGTCGTGCGCCAGACTACGCCCGAAACGCGACGCTGGCTGCGTGAGCGCGTGCTGGACTACGACGAACTTCTCGCGACCCTGGCAGTGCCCGCACTGGTCACTCACGGTGAGCTTGATCCGATTGTGTTGCCCTGTCTCACCGGACGGCTTGCGAGCGTGCTGCCCGACGTCGAAGTATCGCTTTATCCGCATACCGGCCATGCGCCTTTTATCGATCAACCCGCGCGCTTCAATCACGAGCTTGCCGCTTTTGCGCGACGAGTGTGGAAAGACCCATCAGCGAGTGTCGGGGAGACCGGCTGA
- a CDS encoding sulfatase-like hydrolase/transferase, which produces MQDTDNGPIGDSASDDTQSRRNFLKLAGATIIANGMIRPSTANAVEDAATTTASTGAAVKRAPSVAPAGYNILFILTDQERYFNEWPFPVPGREELKRSGITFTNHQIASCVCSPSRSTIYTGQHIQHTGVFDNANLPWQPDLSTNIRTIGHMLTDAGYYTAYLGKWHLGGNMEKTESQYTAPVFDYNKTMKQYGFNDYFGVGDLIGYARGGYDYDGITTESAVSWMRSKGVELQRQKKPWFLAVNLVNPHDAMFVNTDPLGSNLQNTPKPFLVNRRPPNDGIYSANWGNVPLANSIRQPFDEKGRPPAHGTFIKAHGDIVGAFPFTDERIRVYQNYYFNCIRDCDEQVTRLLRTLDSLGLTENTIVVFTSDHGDHVGAHQMIGKGASTYRQQNHVPFIIRHPAYPGGTKCEALTSHVDIAPTLVGLTGLDPISVSRIAGSAVVGTNVVPLLTDAPTAKIDAIRETALFNYAMFVYYDSEWLHGELKALEDRGLSPDELHQKMRELTLDFQLRGAIRSVFDGCYRFSRYFSLLNFNQPATLEALFKNNDIELFDLQRDPDEMKNLALSPRQNGELLLAMNAKLNRAIEKEVGDDSIDWMPIRDGKVQFQFRKRT; this is translated from the coding sequence ATGCAGGATACTGATAACGGACCGATCGGGGACAGCGCTAGCGACGATACCCAATCGCGGCGTAACTTTCTGAAATTGGCCGGGGCGACGATCATTGCAAACGGAATGATCAGGCCGTCGACTGCAAACGCAGTCGAGGATGCGGCAACTACCACCGCGTCCACCGGCGCAGCGGTGAAAAGAGCACCGTCGGTCGCGCCGGCCGGCTACAACATCCTTTTCATTCTGACCGACCAGGAACGCTATTTCAATGAATGGCCTTTTCCCGTTCCCGGCCGTGAGGAGCTGAAGCGCAGCGGCATCACGTTTACGAATCACCAGATAGCGTCGTGCGTTTGCTCTCCGTCCCGATCAACGATCTACACAGGGCAGCACATTCAACATACCGGCGTATTCGACAATGCAAATCTGCCATGGCAGCCGGATTTGTCGACGAACATCCGGACCATCGGCCATATGCTGACTGACGCAGGGTACTACACGGCTTATCTCGGCAAGTGGCATCTCGGTGGGAACATGGAGAAGACTGAGAGTCAGTACACAGCTCCTGTCTTTGACTATAACAAGACCATGAAGCAGTATGGCTTTAACGATTATTTCGGCGTTGGTGATCTTATCGGATATGCCCGCGGAGGATATGACTACGACGGCATTACGACGGAGTCGGCGGTAAGCTGGATGCGGAGTAAGGGAGTCGAATTGCAGCGTCAGAAGAAACCGTGGTTTCTGGCGGTTAATCTCGTCAACCCGCATGATGCGATGTTTGTTAACACGGACCCACTTGGGTCGAATTTGCAGAACACGCCCAAACCGTTTCTTGTCAATCGTAGACCTCCCAACGACGGCATTTATAGCGCCAACTGGGGAAATGTACCGCTTGCCAACTCGATCCGCCAACCTTTCGATGAAAAAGGACGTCCGCCGGCACACGGGACTTTCATCAAGGCGCACGGCGATATCGTGGGTGCCTTTCCATTTACCGACGAAAGAATCCGGGTATATCAGAACTACTATTTCAACTGTATTCGCGACTGCGACGAACAGGTCACCCGCCTTTTGCGGACACTGGATTCGCTCGGCCTGACGGAAAATACCATCGTTGTTTTTACTTCAGACCACGGCGATCACGTGGGGGCACACCAGATGATCGGAAAGGGCGCAAGCACGTATCGCCAGCAGAACCACGTGCCGTTCATCATCCGTCATCCGGCCTATCCGGGTGGAACGAAATGCGAGGCGCTTACTTCACACGTGGACATTGCGCCGACGCTGGTCGGTCTCACCGGCCTGGATCCGATCAGCGTATCGCGCATCGCGGGCTCCGCGGTGGTGGGAACCAACGTTGTCCCACTTCTGACGGATGCTCCGACCGCGAAAATTGATGCGATCCGCGAGACCGCGTTGTTCAACTACGCAATGTTTGTTTACTACGACAGTGAATGGCTTCATGGGGAACTCAAGGCGCTGGAAGATCGGGGCCTGTCGCCGGACGAACTGCATCAGAAAATGCGGGAGTTGACGCTCGACTTCCAGTTGCGCGGTGCGATCCGCAGTGTGTTCGATGGATGCTATCGATTTAGCCGTTACTTTTCCCTGTTGAATTTCAACCAGCCAGCAACGCTCGAAGCTCTTTTCAAAAATAACGATATCGAGCTTTTTGACCTTCAACGTGATCCAGACGAGATGAAAAATCTCGCGCTTTCTCCTCGTCAAAACGGTGAGCTGTTGCTGGCTATGAACGCGAAACTCAACCGGGCTATCGAGAAGGAAGTAGGGGACGATTCCATCGACTGGATGCCGATTCGAGACGGCAAGGTGCAATTTCAGTTCCGCAAGCGAACGTGA
- a CDS encoding aromatic ring-hydroxylating dioxygenase subunit alpha, with protein sequence MYPFKDDDCDYARGQWYVAAWSDEVSRTPLERWILGEPVVLYRTETGLPVALDGRCPHRNFPMSKGVLRGDDLECGYHGITFAPDGTCVRIPSQAAIPSGCKLRAYPLIEKWKLLWIWTGEPDKADPALIPDHEEIRLEKEGWLATQGFTVMLNSRYQLLNENLMDISHLSYLHAGTIGTQAVAGTDVQIIDGPRFLRGTRRISNDSITGFFAEVLGYNGNIDREVLIDYYAPGLHVAWEIFMKPGTIGTLDTLGTDGNPNVLGMYRVHHMVTPATRDKTNYFIAYSRTFARDDTSVTDTMTSVFTSVIMQDVEASEAIEQLLAKREAAPTELLLRADGHSVRGRRKLEALMQQERAQA encoded by the coding sequence ATGTATCCCTTCAAGGATGACGATTGCGATTACGCGCGCGGACAATGGTATGTCGCCGCCTGGAGCGACGAAGTGTCACGAACACCACTCGAGCGCTGGATCCTTGGCGAGCCTGTCGTGCTTTATCGCACCGAAACGGGTCTGCCGGTCGCATTGGACGGCCGCTGCCCGCACCGCAATTTCCCGATGTCAAAGGGTGTGTTGCGCGGCGACGACCTCGAGTGTGGCTATCACGGCATCACCTTCGCGCCGGACGGCACATGTGTTCGTATTCCGTCGCAGGCGGCCATTCCGTCGGGCTGCAAACTGCGCGCCTATCCGTTGATCGAAAAATGGAAGCTGCTGTGGATCTGGACCGGCGAACCCGACAAGGCCGATCCCGCGCTCATTCCCGATCATGAGGAAATTCGGCTGGAAAAGGAAGGCTGGCTCGCCACGCAGGGATTCACGGTGATGTTGAATTCGCGCTACCAACTGCTCAACGAGAACCTGATGGACATTTCCCATCTGAGCTATCTCCATGCCGGCACGATTGGCACGCAGGCCGTTGCCGGTACGGACGTGCAGATCATCGATGGTCCGCGTTTTCTGCGCGGAACGCGCCGGATTTCGAATGATTCGATTACGGGTTTCTTCGCTGAAGTCCTCGGATACAACGGAAACATCGACCGCGAAGTCCTGATCGACTACTACGCCCCGGGTCTGCACGTAGCTTGGGAAATTTTCATGAAGCCCGGCACGATCGGAACTCTCGACACGCTCGGCACTGACGGAAATCCGAATGTTCTCGGTATGTATCGTGTTCATCACATGGTCACGCCTGCCACGCGTGACAAGACGAATTACTTCATCGCCTATTCGCGCACATTCGCTCGTGACGATACCTCCGTCACTGACACCATGACGTCGGTGTTCACGTCGGTGATCATGCAGGACGTCGAGGCCTCTGAAGCCATCGAACAACTGCTGGCGAAGCGCGAGGCCGCGCCGACAGAGCTATTGCTCAGAGCGGACGGTCATTCTGTTCGTGGGCGCCGCAAGCTCGAAGCATTGATGCAGCAGGAACGGGCGCAGGCCTGA
- a CDS encoding porin — translation MNIKYKKVAKRFGLFLALAVPELACAQSGITLYGLAQTAVDFTHFSSAPKSPGKSATYLTNESSFFGLQGKEDLGNEVSAIFKLESWFSLANGSLIVPNTLFPREAYVGLSSKTLGTLMLGSIYTPALWLSFSVDPYGRANNGAIYNLMQQVPPRNTIRGFIPTQNNAIEYISPLIAGAITARVMFAPSGQTGDQSRLGQMFSSSLAYDKKPLYAGFSYERSYVNASSLGVSANPRSNTTMTMGVAYTFPWFKASGYLLKNQLSGFNDVNGYMVGLTIPVGTSRIVSSYSARQMTHDHDTKASVFAIGYFYPLSKRTILFTSFAQLHNGASTSFGLWPSETIYNPQGLPVGGQNIRSVEVGMAHYF, via the coding sequence ATGAATATAAAATACAAAAAAGTCGCAAAAAGGTTTGGATTATTTCTCGCATTGGCGGTTCCGGAGCTGGCGTGCGCTCAATCCGGTATAACGTTATATGGTCTTGCGCAAACTGCGGTCGATTTTACGCACTTTTCGTCGGCGCCCAAAAGTCCGGGTAAATCGGCGACTTACTTGACAAACGAGTCGTCGTTTTTCGGGCTGCAAGGCAAGGAGGACCTGGGCAACGAGGTATCGGCGATTTTCAAGCTGGAGAGCTGGTTCAGTCTTGCCAACGGATCGCTGATCGTTCCCAATACGCTGTTCCCACGGGAAGCCTATGTAGGGCTTTCGAGCAAAACACTCGGCACGTTGATGCTCGGCAGTATTTATACGCCGGCGCTGTGGCTGTCTTTTAGTGTCGATCCGTATGGCCGGGCCAATAACGGAGCGATCTACAATCTGATGCAGCAGGTCCCACCACGAAATACGATCCGAGGATTTATTCCGACACAGAATAACGCAATTGAGTATATTTCACCATTGATTGCGGGTGCGATAACAGCTCGGGTCATGTTTGCGCCAAGCGGCCAGACGGGCGACCAGAGCAGGCTAGGACAGATGTTTTCTTCGTCACTGGCCTACGATAAGAAGCCGTTATATGCGGGATTCAGCTACGAGCGCAGTTACGTCAATGCTTCGTCATTGGGCGTAAGTGCAAACCCGCGCTCGAACACGACCATGACGATGGGTGTGGCTTATACGTTTCCGTGGTTCAAGGCGAGTGGCTACCTGTTGAAGAATCAACTCAGTGGATTCAACGATGTCAATGGATATATGGTCGGACTCACTATCCCGGTTGGCACGTCAAGAATCGTGAGTTCGTACAGCGCACGCCAGATGACGCACGATCATGATACGAAGGCCAGTGTATTTGCCATCGGATATTTTTATCCGCTGTCGAAGCGAACCATACTGTTTACGTCGTTTGCGCAACTGCACAACGGAGCATCGACATCGTTCGGGTTATGGCCGAGCGAGACGATTTATAACCCCCAAGGGCTACCGGTGGGCGGTCAGAATATTCGAAGCGTGGAGGTCGGAATGGCGCACTATTTCTGA
- the leuD gene encoding 3-isopropylmalate dehydratase small subunit has translation MEPFITHEGLVVPLNRDNVDTDAIMPKQFMKTTSRIGLGPYVFDEWRFKDAGYYGKPPEARVPNPCFMLNLPRYQGASILLSGRNFGCGSSREHAVWALRQAGFRALIARSFADIFHNNCCKNGLLPVALSDADIERLLHSIETSESYRLTVDLRAQTLRTPEGVDMYFDIAPSLKERLLRGIEEVGATLAHADEIARFESVHLNRHPWL, from the coding sequence ATGGAACCTTTCATCACCCACGAGGGGCTCGTTGTTCCGCTCAATCGCGACAACGTCGATACCGACGCGATCATGCCCAAGCAATTCATGAAAACGACCTCGCGTATCGGTTTGGGCCCGTATGTATTCGACGAATGGCGCTTTAAGGATGCCGGCTATTACGGCAAGCCGCCCGAAGCACGCGTACCGAATCCTTGCTTCATGCTTAATCTGCCGCGCTACCAAGGGGCGTCGATATTGCTCTCGGGCCGGAATTTCGGCTGTGGAAGCTCGCGTGAACATGCGGTTTGGGCGCTTCGGCAGGCAGGGTTTCGTGCCTTGATTGCCCGCAGTTTTGCCGACATATTCCATAACAACTGCTGCAAGAACGGTCTGCTGCCGGTAGCGCTGTCCGATGCCGATATCGAACGTCTCCTCCACTCGATCGAAACGTCCGAATCATATCGTCTGACCGTCGATCTCCGGGCTCAAACACTGCGCACGCCAGAAGGCGTCGACATGTACTTCGATATTGCGCCGTCGCTGAAGGAGCGCCTGCTTCGGGGCATTGAGGAAGTCGGGGCCACTCTCGCCCATGCGGACGAAATAGCCCGATTCGAAAGTGTGCATCTGAACAGGCACCCATGGTTGTAG
- a CDS encoding reverse transcriptase domain-containing protein, with product MNWILDADISRFFDTVSHGWLIRFVEHRIGDQRVLRLIRKWLKAGAMEDGVIESTDEGTPQGSVISPLLANIYLHYVFDLWANQWRQRHAEGNVVIIRYADDIVVGFDKRRDAERFKQTMQARLEQFGLSVHPEKTRLIEFGRFAAQNRTRRGLGKPETFNFLGFTHISGRARDGKFMLWRKTRRDRLRAALRKIKEELWHRWHHSIPEQGMWLRQVVQGYFNYHAVPTNHLVLCAFRARVIDLWRRTLRRCSQQDDTTCTLRKLRCEGALLVDSPPCTAKGRSRLRGSSSGVGA from the coding sequence GTGAACTGGATACTGGATGCCGACATCAGTCGCTTCTTCGATACGGTGAGCCATGGATGGCTGATCAGATTCGTCGAGCACAGAATCGGCGACCAGCGTGTGCTTCGACTGATCCGTAAATGGCTGAAAGCGGGGGCGATGGAAGATGGGGTGATCGAGTCGACAGACGAGGGGACGCCGCAAGGGTCGGTCATCTCGCCCCTGTTGGCGAACATCTACCTGCACTACGTCTTCGACCTCTGGGCGAACCAGTGGCGCCAGCGCCATGCCGAGGGGAACGTCGTCATCATTCGGTACGCCGACGACATCGTTGTCGGATTCGATAAGCGCCGGGATGCCGAGCGGTTCAAGCAAACCATGCAAGCGAGACTGGAGCAATTTGGGTTGTCGGTACACCCGGAGAAAACCCGTCTGATCGAGTTCGGCCGCTTTGCGGCACAGAACCGAACCAGACGTGGTCTGGGCAAACCCGAGACGTTCAACTTCCTTGGATTCACCCACATCAGTGGTCGCGCCCGAGACGGTAAGTTCATGCTCTGGCGCAAGACCCGACGCGACAGGCTTCGAGCCGCGCTTCGGAAAATCAAAGAGGAGTTGTGGCACAGATGGCACCACTCGATTCCCGAGCAGGGGATGTGGCTACGGCAGGTAGTGCAGGGGTATTTCAACTACCACGCCGTGCCCACGAATCATCTGGTCCTGTGCGCCTTCCGGGCTCGCGTGATCGATCTCTGGCGGCGCACGCTTAGGCGGTGTAGTCAGCAGGACGACACCACCTGCACGCTGCGGAAATTGCGCTGTGAAGGTGCCCTTCTCGTCGACAGTCCTCCATGCACGGCAAAGGGACGCTCGCGGCTCCGTGGCTCGTCGAGCGGGGTCGGTGCGTGA
- a CDS encoding citryl-CoA lyase gives MKIGKETVPRTAISTSNAETIVVRGKDLSLELIGKISFTDYFHLLVTGKQATEASTAVLNATLVAIAEHGLVPSVQASRMTLAAAPDAMQGAIAAGILGCGSVILGASEAAGRLFIEVQTRANAASDYTEAAKEIVAEYRAAGRTIPGYGHPLHKQRDARVGALFNVAKEAGIDLTFVRIAEAIEQVIPALIGKALMLNVSAAIPAVLLGIGFPLRALKGVPILARTAGLIGHLTEELEKPIGFALSYQATREFEYDGTLPEGFIPGH, from the coding sequence ATGAAAATCGGTAAAGAAACTGTACCGAGGACCGCAATTTCGACTTCGAATGCGGAAACCATCGTTGTGCGAGGTAAGGATCTCTCGTTGGAACTCATCGGGAAAATTTCCTTCACCGACTACTTTCACCTGCTGGTCACCGGCAAACAGGCGACCGAGGCTTCAACCGCGGTGCTTAATGCAACGCTCGTCGCCATTGCAGAGCATGGCCTGGTTCCCAGCGTTCAGGCTAGCAGAATGACTCTTGCTGCAGCGCCCGACGCCATGCAGGGTGCTATCGCGGCAGGCATTCTCGGCTGCGGCTCGGTGATTCTCGGCGCATCTGAAGCTGCGGGCCGCCTCTTTATCGAAGTGCAAACGCGAGCAAATGCCGCCTCCGACTATACCGAGGCCGCTAAAGAGATCGTTGCCGAGTATCGAGCCGCGGGGCGCACCATTCCGGGTTATGGCCATCCGCTTCACAAGCAACGCGACGCACGCGTCGGGGCATTGTTCAACGTCGCAAAAGAGGCTGGAATCGATCTCACATTCGTGCGGATCGCCGAGGCCATTGAACAGGTGATTCCCGCGCTTATCGGTAAAGCTCTGATGCTGAATGTCTCCGCCGCTATTCCAGCAGTGCTGCTCGGAATCGGATTTCCGCTTCGGGCCTTGAAGGGCGTACCGATCCTTGCGCGTACAGCTGGGCTGATTGGACACCTCACAGAGGAACTTGAAAAGCCGATTGGATTCGCTCTGTCGTATCAGGCAACACGCGAATTCGAGTACGACGGAACACTACCCGAAGGATTCATTCCCGGTCATTGA